DNA sequence from the Streptomyces sp. NBC_01264 genome:
CCGCCGATCGCGGCGGTGACCACGCCGACCGGCAGGGTGATCGGCAGTGCCGTACGGGCGACCAGGTCCGAACCGATCAGCAGCAGCGCTCCCACCACGGCGGACGCCACCAACGGCGGCGTGGGGGACTTCGTCAGACGGAGGGCCACCTGCGGCGCCACCATCGCGACGAAGGGGACCGGTCCCGCCGCGCTCACCGCGAAGCCGGCCAGGAGCACCGCGCACAGCAGCAGGACGGCCCGTACCAGCCCGTACCGGACGCCGAGACCGGCGGCCACGTCGTCACCGAAGTGCAGCGGCTTGAACTGGAAGGCCACGCACGCCACGACCACCGCGAGGGCGAGGGTGCCCCAGAGCGCGACCCCCACCTCGTCCCACGACCTGTTGTCCAGGGAGCCCACCAGCCAGGCCTGGGCCCGCGCCACGTCCCTGATGTCGGCGGTGACCAGCAGCCAGGTCGTGATCGCCTCCATCACGGCGCTCACGGACAGGCCGATCAGGATGAGCCGGAAGCCGTCGACCCCGCGCCGCCACGCCATGAAGTACACGAGCAGCCCCGTGGCGAGGCCTCCGGCGAGCGCCGCTCCGGACAGTCCCACGGAGCTGACGACCGCGGCCGAGGCCCCGCCCGACACCGTGACCAGGCACACCGCGACCGCGCTGGCGCCTCCGGTGATCCCGAGGATGTCCGGACTGGCCAGCGGATTGCGGGCGATGGACTGGGTGATCGCCCCGGACATGCCGAGCGCGACGCCCACGACGAGCCCGGCCAGGGCCCGCGGCATGCGCAGGTCCATGATCACGAACTGGTCGACCTGCTCGCCGCCACCGAAGAGGGTGGCCACCACCTGCGGCAGGCCGAGGGGGAAGTCCCCCACGGCGATGGACAGGCAGAAGGCCATGAAGGCCGCCGCCGCCAGCAGCAGCGTGACCAGTACGATCCTGGGCCGCCAGACGAACGACATGCCGCCGAGCCGCACCCCCGGGGCCACCGAGGGCTTCGCCGAAGGCTTCTCCACTGTCGCGCTCGTGTGCTCCGTCAGGTTCATGCGCTCTTGAACTTTCCCCGCCACACCAGGATCGCGAAGAACGGAGCGCCGAGGAGAGCGACGAGGATGCCCGCGTCCAGCTCTCCCGGCCGCACCACGACGCGTCCCGCGATGTCGCAGACCAGAAGGACGACCGCGCCGAGCAGCCCCGCATACGGCACCAGCCAGCGGTAATCGGGCCCGGCCAGGTAGCGGGCCACGTGCGCCACCATCAGCCCGAGGAAGGCGATGGGCCCGCACGCCGCGGTGGCCGCGCCCGCCAGCAGCGTGATGGCGACGATGCCGACGGTCCGGATCAGCGTGATGTTCACGCCCAGTCCCCGGGCCACGTCGTCGCCCAGGTTCAGCAGGTTGACGGAGGGCAGGGTGGCCAGCGCCAGCACCAGCCCGACCACGATGAAGGCGGTCACCGGCCAGATGACGTCGAAGCCGACACCGGCCACCGACCCCGCGTTCCAGAACCGCAGGGCGTTCAGCGCCGCCTTGTCCGACAGCGCGACCGCCGTCGTCATGGCCATCAGGAACACCGTGACCCCCTGCCCGGCCAGGGCGAGCGTCAGCGGATTGCCCGCGCCCCGGCCGATGCTGGAGAGCCCGAACACGACGACACCGGCGAGCGCGGCGCCCAGGAAGGCGAACCAGACGTACTGGAAGGGGTCGGTGAACCCGAACAGGGCGATCGCCGACACCACGGCGAAGGAGGCGCCGGTGTTCACCCCGAGCAGGCCGGTGTCCGCGATGGGGTTGCGCGTGTACCCCTGGATCAGCGCCCCGCCTACGCCCAGGGCGATGCCCGCCACGATCGCGAGGACCGTACGGGGCACCCGTACCGTCCGCATGATGAGCCGGGCTTCGGAGAGCTTCTGGTCGGGGTCCGGATCCGCGAAGAGCCCGTGCCACGCCTCGGCGGGGCTGAGCGCCCGCGCACCGACGGCCAGTGACACCAGCGCCGCGGCCACGAGGACCGCGAGGACGGCGACCAGACCCAGGATCCGCCGCCGCCGGACCCGCGCGACGACCCGGGAAGGCGTCGGGCGCTCGACCGCGGACGGGCCGCCGGCAGGGAGGCGAGTACCAGTGGGCACGGACACGGACGTTCCTTATGTATGGGGCAACTGGTTGCACACTACTGCCGTGCCTCCGGCGGGAAACGCCCGGGAGGCACGGCAGTGAGCGGAGCGGGGACCGGTCAGACGGCCGGCTGGCGGGCTGCGCCGCCCGTTCCCCCGGCGACCGGACGGGCCTGCTCGGGCACGGCCTTGAGGGTCCGGTCGAGGATCGAGTCGAGTATCTCGCCGACCCTCACCGCGGTGTTGGACAGCAGGGAGGAGGTGATGCCGTGCGTGTGCTCGGTGCCGCCCTGGAGGTAGATGCCACAGCTCACTTCGAGGTCGGTCGCGACGCGGTAGTCGCGCTCGACCCGGACCCGGCCCTGGTCGTCGCGGTGGCAGCGGTCCGCGACCTCGCCGAGCAGGCCCAGGCCGTCGGCCTGCTGGTACCCGGTGGCGCACACCACGACGTCGGCGTCGAGCACGCTCTCCTCGCCGGTGACCAGGGACTTGACGGTGGCGCGGACCCCGTCGGCGCTCTCCTCCACGCCCGTCAGGCGCGAGACGTTCAGGAAGCGCAGCCGCTCGGTGCCGAGGACCTTCTCCTGGTACGACTGCCGGTAGAGGTCGTCGATGAGGTCGATGTCCACCACGGAGTAGTTGGTGTTGCCGTGGTAGCCCATCAGCCGCTGCTTCACGTCCTCCGGGGCGGTGAAGTACTCGTCCACCGCCTGCGGGTCGAAGATGCGGTTGGCGAAGCTGCTGTCGTCCGCCGGGCTGTAGCCGTAGCGGGAGAAGACCGCGCAGACCTCGGCCTGCGGGAAACGGCGGTGCAGGTACGCCACGTTCTCGGCGGCGCTCTGGCCGGCGCCGACCACGACGAAGCGGGTGGGCTCGCTGCCCTCCAGGCCGTCGATCTTCTTCAGCAGGTCGGTGTTGTGCCAGACGTGGTCGGTCCGCTCGACGCCCTCCGGCATGACCGGGCGCAGTCCGGTGGAGATGACGAGGTTGCGGGCACGGTGGACGACGACCTCGTCGCCGGAGCGCGCCGTCACGTCGAGGTACTCGACGACGCCGTCGCGCACCACGGGCTCGACGGAGACGACCTGGTGGCCGTACGAGACCATGTCGTCGACCTTGGCCGCGGCCCACTCGAGGTAGTCGTGGAACTCGACCCGCAGCGGGAACAGGTTCTTGTGGTTGACGAAGTCGATCAGCCGGCCCTTCTCCTGCAGGTAGCAGAGGAAGGAGTACTCGCTGGTCGGGTTCCGGAGCGTCACCAGGTCCTTCATGAAGGACACTTGCATCGTCGCGTCGTCGATGAGCATGCCGCGGTGCCACCCGAAGCGCGGCTGCTGCTCGAAGAAGTGGGCGGTGACCGCCTCTTGCCTTCCGACGCGCACGTTGTGCTCGCTGAGCGCGATCGCCATGGCGACGTTCGACGGCCCGAAGCCGATACCAATCAGGTCGTGGATCAGTGGTGCGTCGCCAGGAAGAGCCTGTGACATGTCACTCCCATTGGTGCGGGACAGCCGCCTGCCAGGCGTCGTGTCAGGGGTGGGGGAAAGGGGGCGTCCAGGCGCACCGGTGACCGGCAGCCGAGTGGAACTTAGGTAAAGCTAACCTGATCCAGAAGCCCTGTCGACCAGACAACCCAGACAAACCACCCCCACTCGGTTCAATCGAGCCCAGAATCGGGGTTGTTGCGCCGTTAGGTAAGGCTTGCTTTACTTACCTTTGCTCATTCGCTCTTCTGAGGAGGAACCCCGATGCGGGTCGTCATGTTCGGTTATCAGACCTGGGGCCACCGCACCCTGAAGGCGCTCCTGGACTCCGAGCACGACGTCGTGATGGTTGTGACCCACCCCAAGAGCGAGCACGCCTACGAGAAGATCTGGAGCGACTCGGTCGCCGACCTCGCCGAGGAGCACGGCGTCCCGGTCGTCATCCGCAACCGCCCCGACGACGAGGAACTGTTCCAGCAGCTCAAGGAAGCCGACCCGGACATCCTCGTCGCGAACAACTGGCGCACCTGGATACCGCCGCGCATCTACACGCTCCCCCGCTACGGCACCCTGAACATCCACGACTCGCTCCTCCCGAAGTACGCCGGCTTCTCCCCCCTCATCTGGGCCCTCATCAACGGCGAGCCCGAGGTCGGCGTGACGGCGCACATGATGGACGAGGTGCTCGACGCCGGCGACATCGTCATGCAGCACGCGATCCCGGTCGGCCCGACGGACACGACCACGGACCTGTTCCACAAGACGGTCGACTTGATCGCCCCGGTGACGATCGGCGCCCTCGACCTCATCGCCTCCGGCCGGACGGAGTTCACGAAGCAGGACCGCACCCAGGCCACCTTCTTCCACAAGCGGGCCGAAGAGGACATCCGCATCGACTGGTCCTGGCCCGCGGAAACCCTGGAGCGCCTGATCCGCGCCCAGTCCGCCCCGTACCCGGCCGCCTTCACCTTCCACAGGGGCAAGCGCCTGGAGATCCTCACGGCCGTCGTCTCCGAGGGCCGCTACGGCGGCACCCCCGGCCGCATCTTCTACCGCGAGGGCGAAGGCGTGGTCATCGTCGCCGGCGCGGACGCCCGCACGGGCCGCAACCACGGCCTGGCCATCACCGCCGTCCGCACGGAGGACGGCCGCGAACTCCCGGCGTCGGAGTACTTCAAGTCCATGGGCGGCTACCTCACTTCCCGCGCCTGACCTGCCGGTCCCCACCAACCCCGGCCCGCCCAGGACGGTCCCCGGGCGGGCCGGCCGTCACGGCCGCCGGCCCGGACCGGGGTCGCTGGTCGGAGTGCACTTCGCCGCCGCCCCGTGCGTCAGGCCGGGGCGGGAACCGTTCGCGCCCTAGCGTGGGCCGGAACGATCCCGGCACACCTCCGCCGGGATCCCGGCCCCCGGAGGCACCCCACCATGACCGCCGAACTCACCGCGCTCACCGGCGACTACGTCCTCGACCCCGCGCACACCCGGATCGGCTTCGTCGCCCGCCACGCCATGGTGACCAAGGTCCGCGGCGCGTTCCACCAGTTCGAGGGCTCCGCCCACCTGGACGGCGCCGACCCGGCCCGGTCCACCGGCCAGGTGGTGATCAAGGCCGACAGCATCGACACGGGCGTCGAACAGCGCGACCAGCACCTGCGCACCAACGACTTCCTGAACGTCCCCGACTTCCCCGACATCACCTTCCGCAGCACCT
Encoded proteins:
- a CDS encoding FecCD family ABC transporter permease → MNLTEHTSATVEKPSAKPSVAPGVRLGGMSFVWRPRIVLVTLLLAAAAFMAFCLSIAVGDFPLGLPQVVATLFGGGEQVDQFVIMDLRMPRALAGLVVGVALGMSGAITQSIARNPLASPDILGITGGASAVAVCLVTVSGGASAAVVSSVGLSGAALAGGLATGLLVYFMAWRRGVDGFRLILIGLSVSAVMEAITTWLLVTADIRDVARAQAWLVGSLDNRSWDEVGVALWGTLALAVVVACVAFQFKPLHFGDDVAAGLGVRYGLVRAVLLLCAVLLAGFAVSAAGPVPFVAMVAPQVALRLTKSPTPPLVASAVVGALLLIGSDLVARTALPITLPVGVVTAAIGGPFLVYLLVRANRR
- a CDS encoding FecCD family ABC transporter permease is translated as MPTGTRLPAGGPSAVERPTPSRVVARVRRRRILGLVAVLAVLVAAALVSLAVGARALSPAEAWHGLFADPDPDQKLSEARLIMRTVRVPRTVLAIVAGIALGVGGALIQGYTRNPIADTGLLGVNTGASFAVVSAIALFGFTDPFQYVWFAFLGAALAGVVVFGLSSIGRGAGNPLTLALAGQGVTVFLMAMTTAVALSDKAALNALRFWNAGSVAGVGFDVIWPVTAFIVVGLVLALATLPSVNLLNLGDDVARGLGVNITLIRTVGIVAITLLAGAATAACGPIAFLGLMVAHVARYLAGPDYRWLVPYAGLLGAVVLLVCDIAGRVVVRPGELDAGILVALLGAPFFAILVWRGKFKSA
- a CDS encoding lysine N(6)-hydroxylase/L-ornithine N(5)-oxygenase family protein, with amino-acid sequence MSQALPGDAPLIHDLIGIGFGPSNVAMAIALSEHNVRVGRQEAVTAHFFEQQPRFGWHRGMLIDDATMQVSFMKDLVTLRNPTSEYSFLCYLQEKGRLIDFVNHKNLFPLRVEFHDYLEWAAAKVDDMVSYGHQVVSVEPVVRDGVVEYLDVTARSGDEVVVHRARNLVISTGLRPVMPEGVERTDHVWHNTDLLKKIDGLEGSEPTRFVVVGAGQSAAENVAYLHRRFPQAEVCAVFSRYGYSPADDSSFANRIFDPQAVDEYFTAPEDVKQRLMGYHGNTNYSVVDIDLIDDLYRQSYQEKVLGTERLRFLNVSRLTGVEESADGVRATVKSLVTGEESVLDADVVVCATGYQQADGLGLLGEVADRCHRDDQGRVRVERDYRVATDLEVSCGIYLQGGTEHTHGITSSLLSNTAVRVGEILDSILDRTLKAVPEQARPVAGGTGGAARQPAV
- a CDS encoding methionyl-tRNA formyltransferase codes for the protein MRVVMFGYQTWGHRTLKALLDSEHDVVMVVTHPKSEHAYEKIWSDSVADLAEEHGVPVVIRNRPDDEELFQQLKEADPDILVANNWRTWIPPRIYTLPRYGTLNIHDSLLPKYAGFSPLIWALINGEPEVGVTAHMMDEVLDAGDIVMQHAIPVGPTDTTTDLFHKTVDLIAPVTIGALDLIASGRTEFTKQDRTQATFFHKRAEEDIRIDWSWPAETLERLIRAQSAPYPAAFTFHRGKRLEILTAVVSEGRYGGTPGRIFYREGEGVVIVAGADARTGRNHGLAITAVRTEDGRELPASEYFKSMGGYLTSRA
- a CDS encoding YceI family protein, which encodes MTAELTALTGDYVLDPAHTRIGFVARHAMVTKVRGAFHQFEGSAHLDGADPARSTGQVVIKADSIDTGVEQRDQHLRTNDFLNVPDFPDITFRSTSVEPRSDTEYRVIGDLTIKDTTRPVTIDFEYSGNAVDPYGNLRVGLEGSVAISRKEFGVTWNAALEGGGVLVGDKVVLEFDISAIRQG